The genomic stretch AGTATGAGGCTCCATAAGGTTGCTGAGTATGCGGCGGATAAGGGGTTTGACAGTTTTACAACTTCTCTTTTGGTAAGCCCCTATCAAAAACATGAGCTTATTAAGGAATTGGGCGAAAAGGCTGCACAAAAATATGGCATCGATTTTTATTACAGGGACTTTAGACCCGGCTTCAGGCAAGGCCAGCAGCAGGCAAAGGAAATGGGACTATACAGACAGAAATTCTGCGGTTGCATAATTTCCTATGAGGAAGCCCAAAGCAGGATTAAAAGGCCTTAAGTTGTCTTGTATTACATTTGTATTACAATTTTATTTCAATAGGACAAAAGGACTTAAAATGTCGATGGCATTGTAATATAATATTATATATACGTAAATAAAACCCCATCAGTATGAACTATGGGGCTTAATATTTTATTTTGAAATATGTTTATTGCAATGTACTTACCTATTAACGGTTGTTTATTATCTATTGCATACCGATAAATATAATAATATACAAATGAAGAGGTGTTAATAATGAAAAAAATTGGAGAAGTTCTGCTGACCTCTGCGATTTCCTTTGCAATGGTATCGACTTCCTTTGCTGCCAATTCTAGCGTGACGAATAATAATACTATACATAAAAACCAAGGAACTATAAGCATTAAGGTAAACGGAGCAGCTGTCAAGTCGGATACAGCACCCATCATTGTAGACAATCGGACACTTGTTCCGGCCAGGGCTATTTTTGAGCAGCTAGGTGCACGTATAACCTGGGATGAAAAAACGGGACAGGTAGGTGTGGAACTAGGTGACTATAAAATACTACTTACCATTAATAACAATAAGGCGTCGGTAAATAATAAAAGCGTTGAAATGGACGTGCCGGCCAAAATTATAAACAGCAGGACGATGATACCTTTAAGGTTTGTCGGTGAACAGCTAAACATGGAAGTGGGATGGAATGCCGATGAAAAGCTTGTTACCGTTAATAGCAAGAAAAGTGGAAATGTAATGGCAAAACTTGATAACATAGTATACACTCCGGATGGAAAAAATGACAAGGTAACCTTACATATAACAAATTATTCCGATTACAACATATTTAAGATAGATGATCCCGATAAAAACAGAATAGTGGTTGACTTACCCAATACCAGCATGACTATAAAAAACAAGATCAACATAAAGTCAGCTCAGATTAAGGCTGTCCGGTATTCCCAATTTGAGGAAAAGGTTGCCAGGGTTGTTTTGGACGTAAATGATAAAGCCCAATATAAAGTTGAGAAGCTGCCTGACAAGTTGGTTTTGAGTATTGCAGGAACAAGTACTTCCAGCAGAGGTGATGAAGACAGAGGTGAGACACCAACAAGTAGTGTTACACCTACTCCGACACCGACAATGACGCCTACAATAACGTCTACACCCACACCTTCTGAACTACCTACTCCAACAATTGTTCCTACTCCCACACCGGCATCTTCGGATAACAGTCCGGAGGCAACTTCGACTCCAGACCCAGTAAACGGCCAGGATGAAAATTTGGAAGTTAAATATTCCAATGAAAATAGCAGGGAAAAGGTATTAATAAATGCAGAGAGCTACAGTGGTTATCATATTACCAGATATACAGAGCCGGACAGGATTGCGATTGATATTCCCAATGCTAAGACCTCCAAGGACCAGCAAACAATAAACGTAAACGGCAAGTACATAAAAAAGATTCGTTATGCGATGTTTGACGAAAAAACGGCCAGAGTTGTTTTAGACGTTTCGGGCCAGGTACAGTTCAAGTCTGATATTGAGGACGGTAAGCTGGTTGTAAGTGTAGATGCACCTCTTTTTAGAAATATAAAATACAGCAATATGGGAGATAGAGTAGGTTTTACACTGAAAGGGGCAACCCTTACAGAGGGCGGCGAAAGCTTGAAAAAGCATTATACAGGCCACTACAGTGAAAACAATACAGTATATACAATCACTTTCCCAAGCAGTCAGGCTGACCTTGATGAAGGCACAATGTACATAGATGACAAGTACTTAAAAAGCATTGAGATAAAAAAGGATAGTGCTAAGAAAACTACGAGCATAACTTTCAACGCAACTGAAAAGTTTGTTTACAACATATTTTCAAGATCAAATTTAAATGACACGGCCATAACTATTTTAAAGCCAGCACTGCCAGGTGAGAAGCTTGTAGTAATTGACCCGGGGCATGGTGGGAGTGAGCCGGGAGCAGAAAGCTTTGGAACAGTAGAAAAGACATTCAATCTGGATATTTCAATGAGGCTGGACAAGCTTTTAAAACAAGCAGGAATAAAATCCTACATAATAAGAGAAGAGGATGCTTATATAGGTCTTTATGAGAGGGCATATATTGCAAATGATCTGAATGCCTCCTTGTTTTTGAGCATACATAACAATGCCTATTACTCCAAAGAAAGAGGAACAGAGACTTTGTACTTCCCGAACCGCACTAATAGTGCAGGCTTTACCAGCAAGAGGTTTGCTCAGATAATACAGGATAATCTTATAAATACTTTGAATACTAAAAACAGGGGCATTGTTGAAAGACCAAACTTGGTAGTGTTAAAGGCCACAAAAATGCCTGCAGCTCTTGCAGAGATAGCATTTATGACAAACAAGGATGACTTTGCACTGCTGCAAAGTGACAGTTTCAAGCAGAAGACAGCAGAGGCACTGTATAAATCAATTTTAAAAGGCTTTAGTGAAATGTGATAGCCAGATGATTATTCAATAGTATAAGATTAATAAGAAAGCACTTCTTTGTAGAGGTGCTTTTTTATTAATCTTATACATGTTTTATACAATAAACGTACAAAACATATACAAATATTTTTGTTTTGCAATAAAAGGCAGAAACAGATTTTGTTGAATAAATTGCATAATTTTCCAC from Pseudobacteroides sp. encodes the following:
- a CDS encoding epoxyqueuosine reductase QueH gives rise to the protein MKLLLHMCCAPCSVYPISVIKDENIGFEGIFYNPNIHPIEEFNLRKENVGILSKVIDFPVAYFDEFMQQDWASYKGDGEERCFFCYSMRLHKVAEYAADKGFDSFTTSLLVSPYQKHELIKELGEKAAQKYGIDFYYRDFRPGFRQGQQQAKEMGLYRQKFCGCIISYEEAQSRIKRP
- a CDS encoding N-acetylmuramoyl-L-alanine amidase family protein; the encoded protein is MKKIGEVLLTSAISFAMVSTSFAANSSVTNNNTIHKNQGTISIKVNGAAVKSDTAPIIVDNRTLVPARAIFEQLGARITWDEKTGQVGVELGDYKILLTINNNKASVNNKSVEMDVPAKIINSRTMIPLRFVGEQLNMEVGWNADEKLVTVNSKKSGNVMAKLDNIVYTPDGKNDKVTLHITNYSDYNIFKIDDPDKNRIVVDLPNTSMTIKNKINIKSAQIKAVRYSQFEEKVARVVLDVNDKAQYKVEKLPDKLVLSIAGTSTSSRGDEDRGETPTSSVTPTPTPTMTPTITSTPTPSELPTPTIVPTPTPASSDNSPEATSTPDPVNGQDENLEVKYSNENSREKVLINAESYSGYHITRYTEPDRIAIDIPNAKTSKDQQTINVNGKYIKKIRYAMFDEKTARVVLDVSGQVQFKSDIEDGKLVVSVDAPLFRNIKYSNMGDRVGFTLKGATLTEGGESLKKHYTGHYSENNTVYTITFPSSQADLDEGTMYIDDKYLKSIEIKKDSAKKTTSITFNATEKFVYNIFSRSNLNDTAITILKPALPGEKLVVIDPGHGGSEPGAESFGTVEKTFNLDISMRLDKLLKQAGIKSYIIREEDAYIGLYERAYIANDLNASLFLSIHNNAYYSKERGTETLYFPNRTNSAGFTSKRFAQIIQDNLINTLNTKNRGIVERPNLVVLKATKMPAALAEIAFMTNKDDFALLQSDSFKQKTAEALYKSILKGFSEM